A window of Verrucomicrobiota bacterium contains these coding sequences:
- a CDS encoding UbiA family prenyltransferase, translating into MIEAMQKWWMYQKERFPLAAHGPLVLAFSAGAVAYSALLTGVAEVPWRAWVVAFGVCLLFFLQLRIADEFKDAEEDRRWRPYRPVPRGLVSLGELRLIFILCALLQAGLVVWLHVGLLWGLFFGWAYLSLMSVEFFAPEWLKARPITYLWTHMLIMPIVDWFATACLWLPLGKPPSLGLTWFLAASFANGLVIELGRKIRRVEDEEEGVPTYSKLWGAGQALRVWWGCLLAVVIFALLAAWYVSGMVTAIVLLLTGLVACGFATLRFRRGSSGKVLEGAAGSMTIALYLGVGLAPLWLQEVVR; encoded by the coding sequence ATGATCGAAGCCATGCAGAAGTGGTGGATGTACCAGAAGGAGCGTTTTCCGCTCGCGGCGCATGGCCCGTTGGTCTTGGCGTTCAGCGCGGGAGCGGTAGCGTATTCGGCGCTCTTGACGGGGGTGGCGGAGGTGCCTTGGCGAGCTTGGGTGGTGGCTTTCGGGGTTTGCTTGCTTTTCTTCCTGCAGCTGCGGATTGCGGATGAATTCAAGGATGCGGAGGAGGATCGGCGTTGGCGTCCGTATCGGCCGGTGCCGCGTGGGTTGGTATCGCTGGGTGAGTTGCGGCTGATCTTCATCCTGTGCGCTTTACTCCAAGCAGGGCTTGTGGTTTGGCTGCACGTGGGATTGCTGTGGGGTTTATTTTTCGGCTGGGCGTATCTTTCGCTTATGAGCGTGGAGTTCTTCGCTCCGGAATGGTTGAAGGCGCGGCCGATTACGTATTTGTGGACCCACATGCTCATCATGCCGATCGTGGATTGGTTCGCCACGGCCTGCTTGTGGCTGCCGCTGGGCAAGCCGCCGAGCTTGGGGCTGACGTGGTTTCTGGCGGCGAGTTTTGCCAATGGTCTGGTGATCGAGCTGGGGCGGAAGATACGTCGTGTGGAGGATGAGGAAGAGGGTGTGCCGACGTATTCGAAGCTCTGGGGGGCGGGGCAAGCGCTCCGCGTTTGGTGGGGTTGTCTGCTGGCGGTAGTGATATTCGCGCTGTTGGCGGCGTGGTATGTGAGTGGTATGGTGACGGCGATTGTTCTTTTACTGACTGGACTGGTGGCTTGTGGTTTTGCGACGCTTCGCTTCCGCCGAGGTTCGTCCGGCAAGGTGTTGGAGGGGGCGGCCGGGTCGATGACGATTGCGCTGTATCTCGGAGTGGGGTTGGCCCCTTTGTGGTTGCAGGAGGTGGTGCGATGA
- a CDS encoding DUF3419 family protein yields MSSEVQEHAAFDRIRYAFPWEDAEILVAALQPRGRRCLSIGASGDNSLALLAAGAESVLAAELNPAQIACLELRVAAFGCLEWQELLQLLGVRACGDRAVLYRRCREGLSSEACAFWDACDWEKARSPASDGKFERYFAMFRRVVLPLCHSRRRVAELLESRSREERRRFHDEVWDNRRWRALFAVFFSRRVMGWLGRDPAFFRYVEGSVAERIRGRVRHALVELDPSANPYLRFILNGAYGDCLPPTFREENFPRIREALAEGRLEIHRGPVEGVKEARFDAFNLSDIFEYMSADATESVLRSLLSRARGGARLAYWNMLAPRSRPESLAHRLRPLEEEAARLFQRDPAFFYSRFVVEEVTDG; encoded by the coding sequence GTGAGCAGCGAAGTGCAAGAACACGCGGCCTTCGATCGCATTCGCTATGCGTTTCCCTGGGAGGATGCGGAGATACTGGTGGCTGCCTTGCAACCAAGGGGGAGGCGCTGTCTGAGCATTGGAGCATCGGGCGATAATAGTTTGGCTCTGCTGGCAGCGGGGGCGGAGTCGGTCTTAGCCGCAGAGCTGAATCCGGCGCAGATTGCGTGTCTAGAGCTGCGTGTGGCGGCGTTTGGTTGTTTGGAGTGGCAGGAGCTCTTGCAGTTGCTGGGCGTGCGAGCTTGTGGGGATCGGGCAGTTTTGTATCGGCGTTGCCGGGAGGGGTTGTCCTCGGAGGCGTGTGCTTTCTGGGATGCTTGTGATTGGGAAAAAGCGCGCAGTCCGGCGAGTGATGGAAAGTTCGAGCGCTACTTCGCGATGTTCCGTCGGGTGGTGCTGCCCTTGTGCCATTCCCGTAGACGGGTGGCGGAACTGCTGGAGTCGAGAAGTAGGGAGGAGCGTCGGCGCTTTCACGATGAGGTCTGGGACAACCGTCGCTGGCGGGCGCTCTTTGCGGTGTTCTTCTCGCGTCGCGTGATGGGTTGGCTGGGCCGCGATCCGGCCTTTTTTCGCTATGTGGAAGGCTCGGTAGCGGAACGGATTCGTGGGCGGGTCCGTCATGCCTTGGTGGAACTGGATCCGTCCGCCAATCCCTATCTTCGGTTTATTCTAAACGGCGCGTATGGCGATTGTCTGCCACCAACATTCCGAGAGGAGAACTTCCCGCGTATTCGCGAAGCCTTGGCTGAGGGGCGGCTGGAGATTCATCGAGGGCCAGTTGAGGGTGTGAAAGAAGCGAGGTTCGATGCTTTCAATCTCAGCGATATCTTCGAGTACATGAGCGCGGATGCTACGGAGTCTGTGCTGCGGTCTTTGCTATCGCGGGCGAGGGGGGGAGCTCGATTGGCTTACTGGAACATGCTGGCACCGCGAAGCCGACCGGAGTCGTTGGCGCATCGGTTGCGACCTTTGGAGGAGGAAGCGGCGCGTCTCTTTCAGCGTGATCCGGCGTTTTTTTACAGTCGCTTTGTGGTGGAGGAGGTGACGGATGGCTGA
- a CDS encoding lipocalin-like domain-containing protein — protein sequence MKFWLLLLLSQAPLGALATEWPEWQKALPGWEYQFPADHYAHDAFKTEWWYFTGHLATEEGRPYGFQITFFRQGLRPPGSVAVASRFVRDHFQFGHFALSDLRARAFWYTQEIDRGAFGGSGVGRPGSTQLVFLKDWELHLTEDGGFHVIAESEGRRLELTLRPTRGPIFNGQNGVSQKAVGLGNATHYYTFPRLQATGTLVAKPGRKAESVSGEVWLDREWGSNQLASNQVGWDWFSLQFANGDSLMLYQLRQSDGSADPMSSGTWIPREGEPIHLKKNDFDLLPRRTWKSPRTEGEYPIDWTLRVPSQGVDLEVKAVFPAQELVLEPIGYWEGVVKAKGSHEGEGYLEMTGYADELETLQD from the coding sequence ATGAAATTCTGGCTGCTCCTCCTTCTGAGCCAGGCCCCCCTGGGGGCCCTCGCGACCGAATGGCCCGAATGGCAAAAGGCCCTGCCCGGTTGGGAATACCAATTCCCGGCGGACCACTACGCCCACGACGCCTTCAAGACGGAGTGGTGGTATTTCACGGGCCACCTCGCGACCGAGGAAGGGCGCCCCTACGGTTTTCAGATCACCTTTTTTCGCCAAGGGCTGCGACCGCCCGGTTCGGTGGCGGTGGCCTCCCGCTTTGTGCGGGATCATTTCCAGTTTGGACACTTCGCCTTGAGTGATCTGCGGGCGCGAGCGTTCTGGTACACGCAGGAGATCGATCGAGGGGCCTTCGGCGGCTCGGGTGTGGGCCGGCCCGGTTCAACCCAGCTCGTTTTTCTGAAGGACTGGGAGCTTCATCTGACCGAGGACGGCGGCTTTCACGTTATCGCGGAGAGCGAGGGACGGCGGCTGGAGCTGACTCTGCGTCCGACGCGAGGGCCGATTTTCAACGGCCAGAATGGAGTCAGCCAAAAAGCGGTCGGTCTCGGCAATGCCACCCATTATTACACCTTTCCGCGACTCCAAGCCACGGGCACGCTGGTGGCGAAGCCGGGTCGGAAAGCGGAGTCTGTCTCGGGCGAAGTTTGGCTGGATCGAGAGTGGGGCTCGAACCAACTGGCCAGCAACCAAGTGGGCTGGGATTGGTTCTCCCTCCAATTCGCCAATGGCGATAGCCTGATGCTCTACCAGCTGCGGCAGTCCGATGGGAGCGCCGACCCCATGTCGAGCGGGACCTGGATTCCCCGCGAGGGGGAGCCAATCCACCTCAAGAAAAACGACTTCGATTTGCTCCCGCGCCGGACCTGGAAAAGCCCCCGGACCGAAGGGGAGTATCCCATCGATTGGACCCTGCGGGTGCCCAGCCAAGGGGTGGATCTGGAAGTGAAAGCGGTCTTTCCGGCACAGGAACTCGTCTTGGAGCCGATCGGCTACTGGGAGGGCGTGGTGAAGGCCAAGGGAAGCCATGAGGGAGAGGGCTACCTCGAGATGACGGGCTACGCTGACGAGTTGGAAACCCTTCAGGATTAG
- a CDS encoding hydroxymethylglutaryl-CoA reductase translates to MDSGKQGLTRDYVRELLGGRDPEEVAEQLLPHGGDAPRSFWPSASTDPSRVERLWKRLGATSNPALWDSWTQANAGAFAGNIENFIGTTKIPTGIAGPLRVNGLHAQGEYPIPLATSEAALVASYHRGICLLNAAGGCSAMVVYESVARAPAFLFDTIGDAGRFLVWVTEQLEALKRVAGTTTSHGELRDVAVTVEGNHVYLSLEFFTGDASGQNMVTIAAEAVCAFIDQESPVPIRAMYVEGNLSGDKKASAKAFTDTRGKKVTAEAVLPSALVEKFLHCSAQAMTEYWRVSAVGGVLSGTLGVQGHFANGLAAFYLATGQDVACVAESAVGVTRFELTEGGDLYASVTLPALMIGSVGGGTGLPSQRAALELLGLSGTGKARALAEVCCGTLLGGELSIIGALAAGEFTRAHQKLARKHS, encoded by the coding sequence ATGGACAGCGGAAAACAGGGGCTGACGCGTGATTATGTCCGAGAGCTGCTGGGTGGTCGCGATCCCGAGGAGGTGGCAGAGCAGTTGTTGCCTCACGGGGGGGATGCTCCACGTTCGTTTTGGCCGAGTGCTTCGACAGATCCTTCTCGTGTGGAGCGTTTGTGGAAGCGGCTAGGGGCGACTTCCAACCCCGCGCTCTGGGATAGCTGGACGCAGGCGAATGCAGGAGCCTTTGCCGGGAATATCGAGAATTTCATTGGGACGACGAAGATTCCCACGGGGATCGCGGGGCCGCTCCGGGTGAACGGCCTGCACGCGCAGGGAGAGTACCCTATTCCCTTGGCGACTTCCGAGGCGGCGTTGGTGGCGAGCTATCATCGCGGGATTTGCCTGCTGAATGCGGCGGGGGGCTGCTCGGCGATGGTGGTCTATGAATCGGTGGCGCGCGCGCCGGCCTTCCTCTTTGATACCATCGGGGATGCGGGGCGGTTTTTGGTTTGGGTGACGGAGCAATTGGAGGCGCTGAAGCGTGTCGCCGGGACTACGACATCGCATGGAGAGTTGCGGGATGTGGCGGTGACAGTGGAGGGCAATCATGTGTATCTCTCGCTAGAGTTCTTTACCGGTGATGCGTCCGGGCAGAATATGGTCACGATCGCGGCGGAGGCGGTTTGTGCCTTTATCGATCAAGAGTCTCCGGTGCCGATTCGAGCGATGTATGTCGAAGGCAATCTTTCCGGTGATAAGAAGGCGAGCGCGAAAGCCTTCACGGATACGCGGGGCAAAAAAGTGACAGCAGAGGCGGTGTTGCCGTCGGCCTTGGTGGAGAAATTTCTGCATTGTTCGGCTCAGGCGATGACGGAGTACTGGCGGGTGTCAGCTGTGGGTGGAGTGCTGAGCGGAACGCTGGGGGTGCAAGGCCATTTTGCCAATGGCTTGGCGGCGTTCTATCTGGCGACGGGTCAGGATGTAGCTTGTGTGGCGGAAAGCGCAGTGGGTGTGACGCGATTTGAGCTGACGGAGGGCGGAGACCTCTATGCGTCGGTGACGCTGCCCGCGTTGATGATTGGCAGTGTGGGCGGCGGGACAGGATTACCAAGTCAGCGAGCGGCACTGGAGCTTCTGGGATTGTCGGGAACGGGGAAGGCGCGGGCCTTGGCGGAGGTTTGCTGTGGGACGCTGCTGGGTGGGGAATTGTCGATCATTGGGGCCTTGGCGGCTGGAGAATTCACCCGCGCACACCAGAAGCTGGCGCGAAAACATTCCTAG
- a CDS encoding FtsX-like permease family protein translates to MLWSLFQLLILRRLRDRPLVSVLTVVSIALGVAVFLAIRITNTSATAAFQSTLDVVSGRSHLVVSARTEDLDEDFFPQVAQVEGIAAATPLVEGYAVLPEHPGEYLHLFGVDLFTNAPFLPPQTEEGFTGEFDTEAFLSQAATVSLSEAMRERCGLVEGEAVLLEIDGRRVEVQVSAMGSEAFLGSGQSSHQAIMDIGWAQELLGRVGGLSSVQVRLENPREIDLMIERLRGQLGQANLAIAPPEARSRQVGNMLSGFQLNLTALSLIALLVGVFLVYSTSVASVVQRRPEIGTLKSLGASPAQIRGLFLGEALCFGALGIVLGSLGGILLARALTSAVGETISAHYLLLTIENLALAPTDFVWGALAGLTACVVGSLAPAAEAARVDPVQALHPGRLQERQLGRVAGMALWGLLLIGLAGLLSWLALETGPPWLSFLACLSLTFGCALPCPWVADRLGKGILRSSLVFPVSLQLGFQTFQRSLHRSGVTIAALMTALAMTTGVTLMIASFRDTVGTWIGQSMHADLYLTPAANEVLGLQSLFPTTLYQKLQQAEWVEKTETVREVPLTLVDGEATTLRVIDARDGNRYRFLGGDHLQKFQAAQEEGAVMVSEAYARRFQVGEGDSIWLPTPQGEREFQIAGVYFDYSDDRGRIVLWREHFRSLWQEDRFHSLSLTLRGPLPPERAIEKIRELAAGEGALQIYSNRTLRERVFEIFDQTFAITYALRGVALVVAVLGIVLTLTTLIRERAREVSVLRSLGGSPWQVQALHWTEAGCIGLVSSLVGVGCGFGLALILTWVVNRAFFGWTIQFAPNLTDLLLTPLAATLAAIVASLLPAKAAASQPIASSLRTE, encoded by the coding sequence GTGCTCTGGAGTCTTTTCCAACTGCTGATCCTGCGTCGCCTCCGGGATCGTCCCCTGGTCAGTGTTCTCACCGTGGTGAGCATCGCGCTGGGAGTGGCGGTCTTCCTGGCCATCCGCATCACCAACACCAGCGCGACGGCGGCCTTTCAATCGACGCTCGACGTGGTGAGCGGTCGCAGCCACCTAGTGGTCTCCGCCCGGACGGAGGACTTGGATGAAGACTTCTTCCCCCAGGTGGCCCAGGTCGAGGGCATCGCGGCCGCCACTCCCTTGGTGGAAGGCTATGCCGTGCTTCCCGAGCACCCCGGGGAGTACCTCCATCTCTTCGGGGTGGATCTGTTCACGAACGCCCCCTTCCTCCCGCCTCAGACCGAAGAGGGCTTTACCGGGGAGTTCGACACCGAAGCCTTTCTTTCCCAGGCGGCCACCGTCTCGCTGAGTGAGGCGATGAGGGAACGCTGCGGCTTGGTCGAAGGGGAGGCCGTCTTGCTGGAAATCGATGGCCGACGGGTTGAAGTCCAGGTCAGCGCGATGGGCTCCGAGGCCTTTTTGGGCAGTGGCCAATCCAGTCACCAAGCCATCATGGACATTGGGTGGGCCCAAGAACTCTTGGGCCGGGTGGGAGGGCTTTCCTCTGTCCAAGTCCGGCTGGAAAATCCCCGGGAGATCGACCTCATGATCGAGCGCCTCCGCGGTCAACTGGGCCAGGCCAATCTGGCCATCGCGCCGCCCGAAGCCCGCAGTCGCCAGGTCGGGAACATGCTTTCGGGCTTCCAGCTCAACCTGACCGCGCTCAGCTTGATCGCCCTCTTGGTGGGGGTGTTCCTGGTCTACAGCACTTCGGTGGCGTCGGTGGTGCAACGTCGACCCGAGATCGGCACGCTGAAAAGCCTCGGCGCCAGCCCGGCTCAGATTCGAGGCCTCTTTCTGGGCGAGGCTCTCTGCTTCGGAGCGCTCGGGATCGTTTTGGGCAGTCTGGGCGGAATTCTCCTGGCGCGGGCGCTCACGAGTGCGGTGGGAGAGACCATCAGCGCGCACTACTTGCTCCTCACGATCGAGAACTTGGCTCTGGCGCCGACGGACTTCGTCTGGGGCGCGCTGGCGGGCTTGACGGCCTGCGTGGTGGGCAGCCTCGCGCCGGCCGCAGAGGCGGCCCGGGTCGATCCGGTCCAGGCCTTGCATCCCGGTCGACTGCAAGAGCGCCAGCTTGGACGGGTGGCGGGTATGGCCCTTTGGGGCTTGCTTCTCATTGGCTTGGCCGGGCTGCTGAGTTGGCTGGCGCTGGAAACGGGTCCGCCTTGGTTAAGCTTCCTGGCTTGTCTCAGCCTGACCTTTGGCTGTGCCCTGCCTTGCCCCTGGGTGGCAGATCGTTTGGGCAAGGGGATTCTCCGCAGCTCGCTCGTCTTCCCGGTCTCCCTTCAGCTCGGGTTTCAGACCTTCCAGCGTTCGCTTCATCGGAGCGGGGTCACCATCGCGGCCCTCATGACGGCCCTTGCCATGACGACGGGCGTCACGTTGATGATCGCCAGCTTCCGCGACACCGTGGGCACCTGGATCGGCCAGAGCATGCACGCCGACCTCTACCTGACGCCCGCTGCCAACGAAGTGCTCGGGCTGCAATCCCTCTTCCCCACCACGCTCTACCAGAAACTCCAGCAGGCCGAGTGGGTCGAGAAAACGGAGACCGTCCGCGAGGTCCCGCTGACCTTGGTCGATGGCGAGGCCACCACGCTGCGGGTCATCGATGCCCGGGATGGCAACCGCTATCGCTTTCTCGGAGGCGACCACTTGCAGAAGTTCCAAGCGGCCCAGGAGGAGGGGGCAGTCATGGTCTCAGAGGCCTACGCGAGGCGCTTTCAGGTTGGCGAAGGCGATTCGATTTGGCTCCCCACGCCGCAGGGGGAGAGGGAGTTCCAGATCGCGGGCGTTTACTTCGACTACTCGGATGACCGGGGTCGCATCGTGCTCTGGCGGGAGCACTTCCGCTCGCTCTGGCAAGAGGATCGTTTTCACTCCCTGTCCCTGACCTTGCGCGGCCCTCTCCCGCCGGAGCGGGCGATCGAGAAGATCCGGGAGTTGGCGGCGGGAGAGGGGGCGCTCCAGATCTACTCCAATCGAACGCTCCGGGAGCGGGTCTTTGAAATCTTCGACCAGACCTTTGCCATCACGTATGCGCTGCGGGGGGTCGCGCTCGTGGTGGCGGTCTTGGGGATCGTGCTGACGCTGACCACGCTTATCCGAGAGCGGGCGCGAGAGGTCTCCGTCCTGCGCTCCCTCGGCGGCAGCCCCTGGCAGGTGCAAGCGCTCCATTGGACGGAGGCGGGTTGCATCGGACTGGTCAGCAGTCTGGTGGGGGTGGGGTGCGGTTTTGGGCTGGCGCTCATTCTGACCTGGGTCGTCAACCGGGCCTTCTTCGGCTGGACCATCCAGTTTGCCCCCAATCTGACCGACCTCTTGCTGACACCGCTCGCGGCCACGTTGGCGGCCATCGTGGCCAGCCTCCTCCCGGCCAAGGCCGCCGCCAGCCAACCCATCGCCTCCTCCCTCCGAACCGAATGA
- a CDS encoding GNAT family N-acetyltransferase yields the protein MKPDLFLRDEFPDGEAPYEAAQQGADAWLCVPGAHCGLWWSKVPALPGRRMGCVGAYAAVEREAGRGLLEQAVALLGERGVEAVVGPMNGNTWRPHRLVVESDGRPPFFLEPRNPEAWVEDFRMAGFSELATYSSSEVPLTESPDLGHIENRLAARGIQFRSLDRNRFGGELERIFAVCLEAFAQNYLYTPLEREEFLAAYGKMAPHVRPELVALAEREDRLEGFLFALPDLAAVQAGREPSLILKTLAVRPKRDLAGLGSVLVSRVQAAGRRAGFRKALHVMQHENNASRRLSSRFGDQVFRRYALFAKEVTR from the coding sequence ATGAAGCCGGACCTTTTTCTGCGAGACGAGTTTCCGGATGGAGAAGCGCCCTACGAGGCGGCGCAGCAAGGTGCGGATGCGTGGTTGTGTGTGCCGGGGGCTCATTGCGGCTTGTGGTGGTCGAAGGTGCCTGCGCTGCCGGGGCGTCGAATGGGTTGTGTGGGTGCGTATGCGGCGGTGGAGCGGGAGGCGGGGCGCGGATTGCTGGAGCAGGCGGTTGCGCTTTTGGGGGAGCGCGGGGTTGAGGCCGTGGTCGGTCCCATGAATGGCAACACCTGGCGACCGCATCGGTTGGTAGTGGAAAGCGATGGGCGTCCTCCGTTTTTCCTAGAGCCTCGGAATCCGGAGGCGTGGGTGGAGGATTTTCGGATGGCAGGCTTCTCCGAGTTGGCGACCTATAGTTCTTCGGAGGTGCCGTTGACGGAGTCGCCGGATTTGGGGCATATTGAGAATCGATTGGCTGCACGAGGTATTCAGTTTCGCTCGCTTGATCGGAATCGCTTCGGCGGGGAGCTGGAGAGGATTTTTGCTGTTTGCTTGGAAGCGTTTGCGCAGAATTATCTCTACACGCCGTTGGAGAGGGAGGAGTTCCTGGCAGCCTATGGGAAGATGGCTCCTCATGTGCGACCGGAGCTGGTAGCTCTGGCGGAGAGAGAGGATAGATTGGAAGGATTTTTGTTCGCCTTGCCCGACTTGGCGGCGGTGCAAGCGGGTCGAGAGCCTTCCCTGATTCTGAAGACGCTGGCGGTGCGACCGAAACGTGACTTGGCGGGGCTAGGCAGTGTGCTGGTGTCGCGGGTGCAGGCGGCGGGTCGGCGAGCAGGCTTTCGTAAGGCCTTGCATGTGATGCAGCACGAGAACAATGCCTCGCGAAGACTCAGTTCGCGCTTTGGTGACCAAGTGTTTCGACGCTATGCTCTTTTTGCCAAGGAGGTGACAAGATGA
- the cutA gene encoding divalent cation tolerance protein CutA: MESQLATRVNLLPAAESIYVWEGKIQQEGEIVAIAKTAMEKKDALES, translated from the coding sequence GTGGAATCTCAACTCGCGACGCGCGTGAATTTGCTGCCTGCTGCGGAGTCGATCTACGTGTGGGAGGGGAAGATCCAGCAGGAGGGGGAGATTGTGGCCATCGCCAAGACCGCGATGGAAAAGAAAGACGCGCTGGAGTCTTGA
- a CDS encoding PEP/pyruvate-binding domain-containing protein translates to MKIRFPEEISGDHPLGGKAAALVALAQSGLSIPPWFVVLEGREEVGLPEALARLGGEVFAVRSSAGDEDGASDSFAGQFDSFLNAPPERVAERIEAVRASGRAARVALYRESRGREEPRSMAVLVQRMIQAEKAGVAFSADPLSGRRSLVRLSAVRGLGEALVSGEAEGEDWQVAEEAERVAGPDVLREHEAMQVADLARACEQFFGVPQDIEWAFDAAGKLWLLQSRPITTLGQLPDPEDTLRVWDNSNIAESYSGITTPLTYSFARKAYAEVYRAFCRILQVPKRRIFRSEAVFEEMIGQVRGRVYYNLLSWYRVLALLPGFSLNRGFMEQMMGVREPLPEELVEKVMVEAKTHPVADALALGRTLAGVVWGQFTLRGRIRAFYRRLNRALAPCDPGAMRGEELAAAYRDLEKRLLTRWDAPLVNDFLAMIAYGVLKGLAKKWAKDAGGDYANRLVSRVGGVVSAEPARRMREMAAMIEEETARFLIDSEQPWQRREARLRELEEVGKAYQAYLDRFGDRCLEELKLESRNLRDDPSTLLAGIGALALSPREPSAEESLEERRIENPFGRWIFRRVAEWAVARVRDRENLRFERTRVFGRVRDLARAMGRRLAADGRLADAEDVFFLEMEEVVGVFEARRAGDDLRGMAEERKRLFREYREQPTPPDRFETRGPLWRNALQAELTHKVLEGDLRGTGASPGVVRGKVRVVENPQGVTLRAGEILVARQTDPGWIVLFTAAAGLLVERGSVLSHSAIVSRELGLPCVVGLTGICEALQEGDEVELDGASGVVRRFPS, encoded by the coding sequence ATGAAAATTCGTTTTCCAGAAGAGATCTCGGGTGACCATCCGCTGGGCGGGAAAGCGGCGGCCTTGGTGGCTTTGGCGCAAAGCGGATTGTCGATTCCGCCATGGTTTGTGGTGCTGGAGGGCAGGGAGGAAGTGGGGTTGCCGGAGGCTTTGGCGCGTTTGGGTGGCGAAGTCTTTGCGGTGCGGTCTTCGGCGGGTGATGAGGATGGGGCCAGTGACTCGTTTGCGGGACAGTTTGATAGCTTCTTGAATGCGCCGCCGGAGCGGGTTGCCGAACGGATCGAGGCGGTGCGGGCGAGTGGTCGTGCGGCTCGCGTGGCGTTGTATCGCGAGAGCCGAGGTCGTGAAGAACCCCGTTCCATGGCGGTGCTGGTGCAGCGGATGATTCAGGCCGAGAAGGCAGGAGTGGCCTTTTCGGCAGATCCCCTCAGCGGTCGGCGCTCCCTGGTGCGTCTTTCGGCAGTGCGCGGCTTGGGGGAGGCTTTGGTTTCCGGTGAGGCGGAGGGTGAGGATTGGCAGGTGGCGGAAGAAGCGGAGCGTGTAGCGGGGCCGGACGTGCTGCGCGAGCACGAGGCGATGCAGGTGGCGGATCTGGCGCGGGCTTGCGAACAGTTCTTCGGCGTGCCGCAGGATATTGAGTGGGCCTTCGATGCGGCGGGGAAACTCTGGCTCTTGCAATCGAGGCCGATCACCACGCTCGGGCAGTTGCCGGACCCAGAGGATACGCTTCGCGTTTGGGATAACAGCAACATTGCGGAGAGTTATTCCGGTATCACGACGCCGCTGACCTACTCCTTTGCCCGTAAAGCTTATGCAGAAGTGTATCGCGCGTTCTGCCGGATTCTTCAGGTGCCCAAGCGACGGATCTTCCGCAGTGAGGCGGTCTTTGAGGAGATGATCGGGCAGGTGCGGGGGCGGGTGTATTACAACCTGCTGAGTTGGTATCGCGTGCTGGCGCTCTTGCCGGGCTTTTCGCTGAATCGCGGCTTTATGGAGCAGATGATGGGCGTGCGCGAGCCTTTACCTGAAGAGCTGGTGGAGAAGGTGATGGTAGAGGCGAAAACACATCCTGTGGCGGATGCCCTGGCGTTGGGGCGGACTTTGGCTGGCGTGGTCTGGGGGCAATTTACGCTGCGTGGGCGGATTCGTGCGTTTTATCGTCGATTGAACCGAGCGCTCGCTCCGTGCGATCCGGGTGCGATGCGTGGAGAGGAGTTGGCGGCGGCGTATCGCGATCTAGAGAAACGACTGCTGACGCGCTGGGACGCGCCGCTGGTAAACGACTTTCTGGCGATGATCGCTTACGGGGTTCTGAAAGGGCTGGCGAAAAAGTGGGCCAAGGATGCGGGTGGTGATTACGCGAATCGCTTGGTCTCACGTGTTGGTGGTGTCGTGAGTGCGGAGCCTGCTAGGCGGATGCGGGAAATGGCCGCTATGATCGAAGAAGAAACGGCGCGGTTTCTGATTGATTCCGAGCAGCCCTGGCAACGGCGGGAGGCTCGATTGCGCGAGCTGGAAGAGGTAGGCAAGGCCTACCAAGCCTACTTGGATCGTTTCGGCGACCGTTGTCTGGAGGAGTTGAAGTTGGAGAGTCGGAACTTACGTGATGATCCTTCGACGCTGTTGGCCGGTATCGGAGCGTTGGCTTTATCGCCGCGCGAGCCTTCGGCGGAGGAGTCCCTGGAAGAGAGAAGAATCGAGAACCCGTTCGGGCGCTGGATTTTCCGGCGCGTGGCCGAATGGGCAGTGGCGCGGGTCCGGGATCGGGAGAATCTGCGATTTGAGCGGACGCGGGTCTTTGGTCGTGTGCGGGATTTGGCGCGAGCTATGGGACGACGGTTGGCGGCGGATGGTCGATTGGCAGATGCGGAAGATGTGTTCTTTCTGGAGATGGAGGAGGTGGTGGGGGTGTTCGAGGCGAGGAGAGCAGGAGACGATTTGCGCGGGATGGCAGAGGAGCGGAAGCGGCTTTTCAGAGAGTATCGCGAGCAGCCAACGCCGCCGGACCGTTTTGAAACCCGTGGCCCACTTTGGCGAAATGCCTTGCAGGCGGAACTGACCCATAAAGTGCTGGAGGGAGATTTGCGAGGTACGGGGGCTTCGCCGGGTGTGGTGCGTGGAAAGGTGCGCGTAGTGGAGAATCCGCAGGGAGTAACGTTGCGGGCGGGAGAGATTTTGGTGGCGCGACAGACTGATCCCGGATGGATCGTTTTGTTCACGGCGGCGGCGGGTCTCCTCGTCGAGCGTGGCAGTGTGCTTTCGCATTCGGCGATTGTCTCGCGCGAGCTGGGACTGCCTTGCGTGGTGGGCTTGACGGGAATTTGTGAAGCGCTGCAGGAAGGCGATGAAGTGGAACTAGATGGAGCCAGTGGCGTGGTGCGCCGATTTCCCTCGTGA